The Flavobacterium sp. HJ-32-4 genome contains a region encoding:
- a CDS encoding SGNH/GDSL hydrolase family protein — translation MRLTSLLLFITTFAVAQNNPDWPNFAKYAADNAALPAPTPGKARIVFMGDSITEGWLATDGSFFTTNGYIDRGISGQTTSQMLLRFRPDVIALGAKVVVILAGTNDIAENTGPISHEAILGNIQSMVELARANGVQVVLCTLVPATDFWWRKGLQPGPKIVAFNRMLKAYAEKEGLILVDYHKALANAEDGLGPEYADDGVHPNLACYKVMEPLVQEGIRKALKKIKL, via the coding sequence ATGCGCCTCACCTCCCTCCTTCTCTTTATCACCACGTTCGCGGTTGCCCAAAACAACCCCGACTGGCCCAATTTCGCTAAGTATGCGGCAGATAATGCGGCCTTGCCGGCGCCGACACCTGGAAAAGCCCGCATTGTTTTTATGGGCGACTCGATCACCGAGGGATGGCTGGCGACCGACGGGTCGTTCTTCACTACCAATGGCTATATCGACCGGGGCATCAGCGGACAAACAACCTCACAGATGTTGTTGCGGTTCCGCCCGGATGTCATTGCCCTTGGCGCCAAGGTGGTGGTGATTTTGGCGGGAACCAACGATATCGCGGAGAATACGGGCCCTATTTCGCACGAAGCCATATTGGGGAATATCCAATCGATGGTGGAGCTTGCAAGGGCGAATGGCGTACAGGTGGTATTGTGTACGCTGGTGCCCGCTACTGATTTCTGGTGGCGAAAAGGACTGCAGCCCGGGCCGAAGATCGTGGCCTTTAACAGGATGCTCAAAGCCTATGCCGAAAAGGAAGGATTGATCCTGGTGGATTACCATAAAGCGCTGGCGAATGCGGAGGATGGCCTCGGCCCTGAGTATGCCGACGACGGCGTGCACCCCAACCTGGCGTGCTACAAAGTGATGGAACCGCTGGTTCAGGAAGGCATTCGTAAAGCCTTGAAAAAAATCAAGTTATAA